A genome region from Alicyclobacillus acidocaldarius subsp. acidocaldarius DSM 446 includes the following:
- a CDS encoding undecaprenyl-diphosphate phosphatase, producing the protein MTYGDAVLFGAVQGLTEFLPISSSGHIVLLEKLLHVDVERNTAFVLMLHVGTLIAVLYAMRKEVRWLIQHPKARETWMLVVALLPTAVIGALFEEWFDDLFESGATIGLEFLLTGVILWWMDAIEAGRKNETTMTVADSLWIGALQGAAILPALSRSGLTIAGGLWRGLNREAATRISFLLSIPAILGGVLIKLDDLVEAHGSAALSSGPMLAGMLAALATGYLSVRWTKSLVSRARMRWFAVYAFALAAWILFDQLVQHRFFPPLA; encoded by the coding sequence ATGACGTACGGAGATGCCGTGCTCTTCGGAGCCGTGCAGGGTCTGACCGAATTTTTGCCCATCTCGAGCTCAGGCCACATCGTTCTCTTGGAGAAATTGCTTCACGTCGATGTCGAGCGCAACACAGCGTTCGTCCTGATGCTCCACGTGGGGACGTTGATCGCGGTCCTGTACGCGATGCGCAAGGAGGTTCGCTGGCTGATTCAGCATCCGAAGGCCCGCGAGACGTGGATGCTCGTGGTGGCGCTCTTGCCGACGGCCGTGATCGGCGCGCTGTTCGAGGAGTGGTTTGACGATCTCTTTGAATCGGGCGCGACCATCGGCCTCGAATTCTTGCTGACAGGCGTCATCCTGTGGTGGATGGACGCCATCGAAGCCGGCCGAAAGAACGAGACCACCATGACGGTGGCGGACAGCCTGTGGATCGGCGCGCTCCAAGGCGCCGCCATTCTGCCGGCGCTGTCGCGTTCCGGTCTGACCATCGCCGGGGGGCTTTGGCGAGGGCTGAACAGGGAGGCGGCGACGCGGATTTCGTTTCTCTTGTCCATCCCGGCGATTCTGGGCGGCGTCCTGATCAAGCTCGACGATCTCGTCGAAGCCCACGGGTCGGCGGCTCTGTCGTCCGGGCCAATGCTCGCCGGCATGTTGGCGGCGCTCGCCACGGGGTACCTGTCGGTGCGGTGGACGAAGTCCTTGGTCTCCCGCGCGAGAATGCGCTGGTTCGCGGTGTACGCGTTCGCGCTGGCAGCGTGGATTTTGTTCGATCAGCTGGTCCAACATCGGTTCTTTCCCCCTCTCGCGTGA
- the ylbJ gene encoding sporulation integral membrane protein YlbJ has protein sequence MCKERRGHQSTVLLAAMAVVFTLALVIYPKVGYEAGMQGLRVCWEIIIPSLLPFFIVSELLLGLGVVRGFGVLLEPLMQPLFSVPGVGAFALSMGLAAGYPMDAVITARFRQTKQCTRIEGERLLAFTNTADPLFMFGAVAVGMFKSPALGALFAFAHYISSFLVGVAFKFWGRRDPDHLREVKERQEVRPKGNLFARAYREMLAARAEDGRPFGKLLGNAVSESVQTILMISGFIVFFAVVIEILEVSGIMAFLGWPLMEIYRLFGIHTGLVQPTLAGVLELDIGSAQTAAVPAPLLQKLALVSGIIAWSGLSVHAQVASVLTHTDIRMRPYFLARFLHAALAALLTVVLYGMGVGRTAQGAMASLTRHLPIMSPAIEQGGFWPTFAHAMSNSLELWLGIFAALTALSAGVLLLRRIRMVAFFVRSQG, from the coding sequence TTGTGCAAAGAGAGACGCGGGCACCAGAGCACCGTCCTCTTGGCAGCCATGGCTGTGGTGTTCACGCTGGCGCTCGTGATCTACCCGAAGGTTGGGTACGAGGCTGGCATGCAGGGCCTCCGGGTGTGCTGGGAGATCATCATTCCATCACTTTTGCCGTTTTTCATCGTCTCCGAGTTGCTTCTGGGCCTCGGTGTGGTTCGCGGCTTCGGCGTCCTCCTCGAACCGCTCATGCAACCGCTCTTCAGCGTGCCGGGTGTCGGCGCGTTCGCCCTGTCCATGGGGCTCGCCGCGGGCTATCCCATGGACGCCGTGATCACGGCGCGATTTCGCCAGACGAAACAATGCACCCGAATCGAAGGCGAACGACTTTTGGCCTTCACCAACACGGCGGATCCGCTGTTCATGTTCGGGGCGGTCGCGGTGGGCATGTTCAAATCGCCGGCCCTCGGCGCGCTGTTCGCCTTCGCGCACTACATTTCCTCGTTTCTCGTCGGCGTGGCGTTCAAGTTTTGGGGACGGCGCGATCCCGACCACCTGAGGGAAGTGAAGGAGCGCCAAGAGGTGAGGCCGAAGGGCAACCTGTTCGCTCGCGCCTACCGCGAGATGTTGGCGGCGCGCGCGGAAGACGGGCGCCCCTTCGGGAAACTCCTCGGGAACGCGGTGAGCGAATCGGTCCAGACCATCCTCATGATCTCGGGGTTCATCGTGTTCTTTGCCGTCGTGATCGAAATCCTTGAAGTGAGCGGCATCATGGCGTTCCTGGGATGGCCCCTGATGGAAATCTACCGGCTATTCGGCATTCACACGGGGCTGGTTCAGCCGACGCTGGCCGGCGTGCTCGAACTCGACATCGGCAGCGCCCAAACGGCGGCCGTCCCTGCGCCGCTCCTTCAGAAGCTCGCGCTCGTGAGCGGCATTATCGCCTGGAGTGGCCTCAGCGTCCACGCGCAGGTCGCAAGTGTGTTGACGCACACCGACATTCGCATGCGGCCGTATTTTCTGGCGCGCTTCTTGCACGCGGCCCTGGCGGCGCTCCTCACCGTCGTCCTGTACGGCATGGGCGTCGGAAGGACCGCCCAAGGTGCGATGGCGAGCTTGACGCGTCACCTGCCGATAATGTCGCCCGCCATCGAGCAGGGGGGATTTTGGCCGACGTTCGCACATGCGATGTCGAACAGCTTGGAACTGTGGCTCGGCATCTTCGCGGCCCTCACCGCCTTGTCCGCCGGCGTCCTCCTGCTTCGGAGGATCCGGATGGTCGCCTTTTTCGTTCGCTCGCAAGGATGA
- a CDS encoding YkvI family membrane protein — protein MKAAKLALQIAAVYIGTVVGAGFASGQEVYQFFGRFGAWGFVGICIATCLFAWWGYRLLVLGAECQATSFRDLTARALSPWLARGVDALVMAMLFGTTTAMLAGTGALFREQLHLSYALGVMCAMAVAAITTAFGIRGLFGANAAIVPALCLFAAGLALVNLGDPSRRWAIFHPHAAAGSVGAAVLSALVYAAMNVGLSIGVLVPLGGRIRDLGAIRNGAILGALGLGALLASVAATLFAHAPDAYQYAVPMGRIAATYPRAVSVMFIAVLFGEIYSTLVGNLYGLLGERPATRRKRFAAAGLVLCACAVFTAFGFRTIVQYGYTAFGWIALWLLTLLTAARGPLKTP, from the coding sequence GTGAAGGCTGCGAAGCTCGCCTTGCAGATTGCCGCGGTTTACATCGGCACGGTCGTGGGAGCAGGATTCGCGTCCGGGCAGGAGGTCTATCAATTCTTTGGCCGATTCGGAGCGTGGGGATTTGTCGGGATCTGCATCGCCACGTGTCTGTTCGCGTGGTGGGGATATCGTTTGCTGGTACTTGGGGCCGAATGTCAGGCCACGTCGTTTCGAGATCTCACGGCGCGTGCGCTGTCGCCGTGGCTGGCACGCGGGGTCGACGCACTCGTCATGGCGATGTTGTTCGGCACCACGACCGCCATGCTGGCTGGCACGGGCGCGCTCTTTCGCGAACAACTCCATCTTTCGTACGCGCTCGGCGTCATGTGTGCGATGGCGGTGGCCGCCATCACGACGGCCTTCGGTATCCGCGGACTGTTTGGCGCCAACGCTGCGATTGTCCCGGCGCTCTGTCTCTTCGCCGCCGGGTTGGCGCTCGTCAACCTGGGCGATCCGTCCAGGCGCTGGGCGATTTTTCACCCTCACGCCGCGGCGGGCTCCGTCGGGGCAGCCGTGCTCTCGGCGCTTGTCTACGCCGCGATGAACGTCGGCCTGTCCATTGGGGTGCTCGTGCCGCTCGGTGGACGAATTCGGGACCTTGGCGCGATCCGGAATGGCGCGATCCTCGGCGCATTGGGACTTGGCGCCTTGCTCGCTTCCGTCGCCGCGACCCTGTTTGCACACGCCCCGGACGCCTACCAATACGCGGTACCCATGGGCCGCATCGCCGCCACCTACCCGCGCGCCGTATCCGTGATGTTTATCGCGGTCCTCTTTGGGGAAATCTACTCCACACTTGTCGGCAATCTGTACGGTCTGCTCGGCGAACGGCCCGCGACGCGGAGGAAACGATTCGCAGCGGCGGGCTTGGTGCTGTGCGCTTGCGCCGTTTTCACAGCGTTTGGTTTTCGGACGATTGTCCAGTATGGGTACACGGCGTTCGGTTGGATCGCGCTGTGGCTCCTCACCCTCCTGACTGCGGCGCGCGGCCCGTTGAAGACCCCGTGA